A genomic window from Corallincola holothuriorum includes:
- a CDS encoding mechanosensitive ion channel family protein, giving the protein MEENIADVQKYYDLIADFLVEYSFQLLGAIVVLLIGLWIAKKVGIWINNLCLRHHVDVTLANFLANMVKIAIIVMVVIMTLNQLGIAITPFVAAIGAASLGAGLAFQGMLSNYAAGLTIILTRLFTIGNTIRVQGVHGVVKEINLATTLLENEDGELILIPNKHIVGEIVHNSAAARVIEAEVGVAYDTDIDKALAVIQEAIAQTDDSQDKANNNDSEATESDTLTPNIGIDRFDDSAIVIGYRVWVPSLSFFERKYALNKAVIDALRRENIQIPFPQRVVHQYKDPAS; this is encoded by the coding sequence ATGGAAGAAAATATTGCTGATGTGCAGAAGTACTACGACCTGATCGCTGATTTCTTGGTGGAGTACAGTTTCCAACTGTTAGGTGCCATCGTAGTTCTGCTGATCGGTCTCTGGATCGCTAAGAAAGTAGGCATTTGGATCAATAACCTATGCTTGCGCCACCACGTTGATGTGACCCTGGCAAACTTTCTCGCCAATATGGTGAAGATCGCCATCATCGTGATGGTGGTCATTATGACCCTCAATCAACTTGGCATTGCCATCACACCATTTGTCGCAGCGATAGGTGCCGCATCATTAGGTGCTGGTTTGGCTTTCCAAGGCATGCTCTCTAACTATGCGGCAGGCTTAACCATCATTCTTACCCGGCTGTTTACTATCGGTAATACCATCCGAGTGCAAGGCGTTCACGGCGTGGTTAAGGAGATAAACCTTGCCACCACCTTGTTAGAAAACGAAGACGGCGAACTGATCCTGATCCCTAACAAACACATTGTCGGCGAAATAGTCCATAACTCTGCTGCGGCTCGAGTGATCGAAGCTGAAGTTGGGGTTGCCTACGATACGGATATCGACAAGGCATTAGCCGTGATCCAAGAAGCGATAGCGCAAACAGATGATAGTCAGGACAAAGCCAACAATAACGACAGTGAAGCCACAGAGAGCGACACTTTAACGCCGAATATCGGTATCGACCGCTTTGATGACAGCGCCATTGTTATCGGCTATCGGGTCTGGGTACCCAGTCTCAGCTTTTTTGAGCGCAAATACGCGCTGAATAAAGCAGTCATTGACGCTTTACGTCGCGAAAACATCCAGATCCCATTTCCACAAAGAGTTGTCCATCAGTACAAGGATCCCGCGAGCTAA
- a CDS encoding FKBP-type peptidyl-prolyl cis-trans isomerase: MTVAENKVVSINYQVKDASGEVLDASAEGTPLEYLHGHGNLIPGLENALTGMEAGTEFEVVVEPKDGYGEIHAEMVQEVPKEAFQQTEEIVVGMAFTAETNQGPVRVVVTNVSDDTVTVDGNHPLAGKTLTFTGSVAAVREPKDDELEHGHVHGPSCNH, encoded by the coding sequence ATGACAGTTGCAGAGAACAAAGTCGTATCGATTAATTATCAAGTTAAAGACGCCAGTGGTGAAGTACTAGATGCTTCTGCCGAAGGTACGCCGCTTGAGTATTTACATGGCCACGGCAATCTTATCCCAGGGTTAGAAAATGCGCTGACAGGCATGGAAGCGGGTACTGAATTTGAAGTGGTTGTTGAACCAAAAGATGGTTATGGTGAGATCCATGCCGAAATGGTTCAGGAAGTACCTAAAGAAGCATTCCAACAGACTGAAGAGATCGTCGTTGGTATGGCTTTCACCGCTGAAACCAATCAAGGTCCGGTGCGCGTTGTTGTCACAAACGTCAGTGATGACACAGTGACTGTTGATGGCAACCACCCATTAGCAGGCAAGACACTCACGTTTACGGGCAGTGTTGCCGCTGTGCGTGAGCCGAAAGATGATGAACTGGAGCATGGTCACGTGCACGGTCCAAGCTGTAATCACTAA
- a CDS encoding penicillin acylase family protein, giving the protein MKIIKRLLLMAFVLTLLAFGGVYFAVTASLPVLEGEWGGHPLTQAVKIERDSHGVPTISAANDADRAYALGWLHGQDRYFQMDLLRRNAAGELSELFGSAALDWDREMRTHRFRARARQTIEALPEAQRTVIDSYTAGVNEGVASLGARPFEYLLLMQSVRPWSAEDSLLCLYSMYVDLQDHDGSYERSLDFMQAQLPADWFEFLRPQPADIGDDSKFHWEAPLAGDVTTRLALPEMPIADLLSGLAPGHTLAAYHWADEGIPGSNNWGVAGSRSHHGAAIVADDMHLGIRVPNTWYRASWYLEDGRRVTGATLPGTPAMVVGSNEKIAWGFTNTYGDWSEVVRLVTDDRRSQYLTPTGWREFDYHEEIIMVNNHPNPFTVRETIWGPVIGEDEQGNLLAYRWIAHDQQGANFKIMELSKALSSAEALAIASRSGVPAQNMMLADAEGNLSWSVFGAIPDRLWLDKQWVQDWSQQDGNWQGYRAAEDYPRVVADELDGYLWTANSQVLMDQRYPLIGDGGYDIGIRAGTIAERLAAKTKLNEADLLAIQLDTENRLLGRWADHLRDVVDIQPEPVFAAELLAILDEWDGHAEVSSVSYRLVSAYRQAVLENSLGPVYQALTLKDYQGFSVKRIDNFIDNPLWLLISEQPDHLLNPAFVSWEALLLNSARTAFSELTLNGLPADEATWGLAHQLHLQHPLSRAVPGLGYFLDMPQQAIAGDRKNVVRIQGRAFGASQRMVVAPGREADGIFHMPTGQSGHPFSEFYQAGHQDWVEGNPSPFLPQQTIYHLKLLPAAHN; this is encoded by the coding sequence ATGAAAATCATTAAGCGATTGCTGCTGATGGCGTTTGTGCTAACCCTGCTGGCGTTCGGCGGGGTCTATTTTGCGGTGACGGCCAGTCTACCTGTATTAGAAGGTGAGTGGGGTGGTCACCCGCTTACGCAGGCGGTAAAAATCGAGCGGGATAGTCATGGCGTGCCGACGATATCTGCCGCCAATGATGCGGATAGAGCTTATGCCCTTGGTTGGCTGCATGGCCAAGATCGTTATTTTCAAATGGATCTGCTGCGAAGAAACGCTGCCGGTGAACTATCGGAATTGTTTGGTAGCGCAGCGCTGGACTGGGATCGAGAAATGCGTACCCATAGGTTTAGAGCGCGGGCAAGGCAAACCATCGAGGCGCTACCAGAGGCACAGCGCACCGTGATTGATTCATATACCGCGGGTGTGAATGAAGGAGTGGCCAGTTTAGGCGCGCGCCCCTTTGAGTATCTACTGTTGATGCAATCTGTTCGCCCCTGGTCTGCAGAAGACAGTCTGCTGTGTCTCTATTCTATGTATGTTGATCTGCAGGATCATGACGGTAGCTATGAACGCTCCCTCGACTTTATGCAGGCGCAGCTTCCTGCTGACTGGTTTGAATTTCTCAGGCCGCAGCCAGCAGATATTGGTGACGATTCGAAATTCCATTGGGAAGCACCGCTGGCGGGCGACGTTACTACCCGCCTGGCTTTGCCCGAGATGCCAATCGCTGATCTACTGAGCGGCTTAGCGCCAGGTCATACGCTGGCCGCTTATCATTGGGCGGACGAAGGGATCCCTGGCAGTAATAACTGGGGCGTTGCTGGCAGTCGCAGCCATCATGGGGCTGCCATTGTCGCGGATGATATGCATCTGGGCATTCGCGTTCCTAATACCTGGTATCGTGCCAGTTGGTATCTGGAGGACGGGCGCCGAGTCACCGGGGCTACGTTACCTGGTACACCGGCTATGGTGGTGGGTAGTAATGAAAAAATTGCCTGGGGTTTTACCAATACCTATGGCGACTGGAGTGAGGTGGTTAGGTTAGTGACGGATGACCGCCGCAGTCAGTACTTGACCCCCACTGGCTGGCGTGAATTTGATTACCATGAAGAGATCATCATGGTTAACAACCACCCGAATCCATTTACCGTGCGTGAAACTATCTGGGGACCGGTGATTGGTGAAGATGAACAGGGGAACCTGCTTGCCTATCGCTGGATCGCTCATGATCAACAAGGGGCTAACTTTAAGATCATGGAGCTGTCTAAAGCGCTGAGCAGTGCTGAAGCGTTAGCGATTGCCAGCCGCAGCGGTGTTCCGGCGCAAAACATGATGCTGGCGGATGCCGAGGGCAACCTTTCCTGGAGTGTTTTTGGCGCTATCCCTGATCGCCTTTGGTTAGATAAACAGTGGGTACAGGATTGGTCACAACAGGATGGTAACTGGCAGGGGTATCGTGCGGCAGAAGATTATCCCCGCGTGGTCGCCGATGAGTTAGACGGCTATTTGTGGACGGCTAATTCGCAGGTGTTAATGGATCAACGTTACCCTTTGATTGGTGATGGTGGTTACGACATCGGGATCCGGGCTGGCACCATTGCTGAGCGCTTAGCGGCTAAAACCAAATTGAATGAGGCCGATCTGTTGGCGATCCAACTCGACACTGAAAACCGGTTGCTGGGGCGCTGGGCAGACCATTTGCGGGATGTGGTTGATATTCAACCTGAGCCCGTGTTTGCCGCAGAACTGTTAGCCATTTTAGATGAGTGGGATGGGCATGCCGAAGTGTCGTCTGTCAGTTATCGTTTGGTGAGTGCTTATCGCCAAGCGGTGCTTGAAAACAGCCTAGGGCCGGTTTATCAAGCTCTGACATTGAAGGACTACCAAGGGTTTAGCGTAAAACGTATCGACAACTTTATTGATAACCCTTTATGGCTGCTGATCAGTGAGCAGCCCGATCACTTGCTTAATCCGGCGTTTGTGAGTTGGGAAGCGCTGCTGCTAAACAGCGCTCGCACCGCATTTAGTGAACTTACACTTAATGGATTGCCGGCTGACGAAGCAACGTGGGGGCTAGCTCATCAGCTGCATCTGCAACACCCGTTAAGCAGAGCGGTACCGGGGCTTGGTTATTTTCTTGATATGCCGCAACAAGCAATTGCTGGAGACCGGAAAAACGTAGTTCGGATACAGGGACGAGCGTTTGGCGCGTCACAACGTATGGTGGTAGCGCCGGGTAGGGAAGCTGATGGCATATTTCATATGCCAACTGGGCAGAGCGGACATCCGTTCTCTGAGTTCTATCAGGCTGGTCATCAGGATTGGGTTGAGGGCAACCCATCCCCCTTTTTGCCGCAACAGACCATTTATCACTTGAAATTACTGCCTGCTGCCCATAACTAA
- a CDS encoding high-potential iron-sulfur protein: MPVNQNDRRRFLKYASLGIVGVTVGTQLRQFAHAGDMPHLSLDDATAKALKYVHASENAEQDCANCMHITGTDGDEWRPCNLFPGKLVNAKGWCAGWVKKP; encoded by the coding sequence ATGCCCGTTAACCAAAATGATCGTCGCCGTTTCCTCAAATATGCTTCGTTAGGTATTGTTGGAGTCACGGTAGGAACACAACTGCGTCAATTTGCTCATGCTGGCGACATGCCTCACTTGTCGTTAGATGATGCGACGGCGAAAGCACTTAAGTATGTGCACGCCAGTGAAAATGCTGAACAGGACTGCGCTAATTGTATGCATATCACCGGTACCGACGGTGATGAATGGCGTCCCTGCAATCTGTTCCCAGGTAAACTGGTGAACGCAAAAGGTTGGTGCGCAGGCTGGGTTAAAAAGCCTTAA
- a CDS encoding bifunctional 2-methylcitrate dehydratase/aconitate hydratase — MSANVELNERPPYDDILQEIADYVLNYQVDSDEAWQTARNCLIDTLGCGLLALRFPECTKHLGPIVEGTHVPNGARVPGTQLRLDPVKAAWDIGCIVRWLDFNDTWLAAEWGHPSDNLGAILAVSDYLSQKRVASGMAPLVMRDVLEAMIMAHEIQGGLALENSFNRVGLDHVVLVKVASTAVVAKLHGADREQILAALSHAWVDGQSLRTYRHAPNAGSRKSWAAGDATSRAVKLVDIVMRGEMGIPGVLTAPGWGFYDVAFKGKSFKMQRPYGCYVMENVLFKISFPAEFHSQTACEAAVLLHPQVKERLHAIEKIVITTHESAIRIISKQGELANPADRDHCLQYMTAVPLMYGDLVAEHYEDSFHRANPLIDELREKMEIVEDPAYSSDYHDPEKRSIANAVQVFYDDGSCSEKIEVEYPIGHRRRREEGIPVLESKFRKNLATRFPQGRCDKIESLCLDQNALEATPVNLFCELFVI; from the coding sequence ATGAGCGCGAATGTAGAGTTAAATGAACGTCCTCCTTACGACGACATTTTGCAGGAGATCGCTGATTACGTACTGAACTATCAGGTAGACAGTGACGAAGCATGGCAAACCGCACGGAACTGTCTCATTGATACGCTGGGCTGTGGCCTGCTAGCGTTGCGTTTTCCTGAGTGCACCAAGCATCTGGGGCCGATAGTCGAAGGTACCCATGTTCCCAATGGCGCACGCGTACCCGGCACCCAGTTAAGACTTGACCCTGTAAAGGCGGCCTGGGACATCGGCTGTATCGTGCGCTGGCTGGATTTTAATGACACTTGGTTGGCAGCAGAGTGGGGACACCCGTCAGACAATTTAGGTGCGATCCTAGCCGTTTCTGATTATCTGTCGCAGAAGCGGGTAGCTTCAGGTATGGCGCCATTAGTGATGCGTGATGTGTTAGAAGCGATGATCATGGCCCACGAGATCCAAGGTGGGTTGGCGTTGGAAAACTCATTCAATCGTGTCGGCCTTGATCATGTGGTGTTAGTGAAAGTGGCTTCGACCGCTGTGGTTGCCAAACTTCATGGTGCCGATAGAGAGCAGATCCTGGCCGCATTGTCCCATGCGTGGGTGGATGGGCAATCATTACGTACCTATCGCCATGCTCCTAATGCCGGTTCTCGCAAATCTTGGGCGGCGGGCGATGCCACCTCCAGGGCGGTAAAGCTGGTCGATATTGTGATGCGCGGTGAGATGGGGATTCCCGGTGTGCTTACGGCACCAGGCTGGGGTTTTTATGATGTTGCTTTTAAGGGCAAATCATTCAAGATGCAGCGCCCCTATGGCTGCTATGTGATGGAAAATGTGCTGTTCAAAATCTCTTTCCCAGCGGAATTCCACTCGCAAACAGCATGCGAGGCGGCGGTATTATTGCACCCGCAAGTCAAAGAGCGCCTCCACGCCATCGAAAAAATTGTAATCACCACCCATGAATCGGCTATTCGCATTATCTCCAAGCAGGGGGAACTTGCTAATCCAGCAGACCGAGATCACTGCTTGCAATATATGACGGCGGTGCCCTTGATGTACGGTGATCTGGTAGCAGAGCATTATGAAGATAGCTTTCATCGAGCTAATCCATTGATAGATGAGTTACGAGAGAAGATGGAGATTGTTGAAGATCCTGCATATAGCAGCGACTACCACGATCCTGAAAAACGATCGATCGCCAACGCGGTACAAGTGTTTTATGACGACGGCAGTTGCTCAGAAAAGATCGAAGTAGAATATCCGATTGGCCATCGTCGGCGTCGGGAGGAGGGGATCCCGGTGCTTGAATCTAAGTTCCGAAAAAACCTCGCAACCCGCTTCCCACAAGGGCGGTGCGACAAAATCGAGTCCCTCTGTTTGGATCAAAATGCGCTCGAAGCAACACCTGTCAACCTGTTCTGTGAGCTGTTTGTGATCTAA
- the prpC gene encoding bifunctional 2-methylcitrate synthase/citrate synthase: MVQKVLGGAGLRGQVAGKTALCTVGQSGSGLTYCGYDIADLAAHASFEEVAYLLVYGELPSLTQLEEFNARLRHHRRLPLALKEVLERIPATAHPMDVMRTGCSLLGNLETEQTFAEQDQVIERLIALLPAIICYWYQYSHHDKRIETATDDDSVGGHFLHMLHGEKPSALHQSVMHASLVLYAEHEFNASTFTARVCASTLSDMHSCITAAIGSLRGPLHGGANEAAMALIQQMDSPEHAEQLLLEKLANKDKVMGFGHAVYRTSDPRNGIIKAWSKRLAEEADSPLLYQVSERCEQVMWREKELFPNADFFHASAYHYLGIPTKLFTPIFVMSRVTGWAAHVKEQRADNRIIRPSADYVGPEPRAYVAIEQRVAK, encoded by the coding sequence ATGGTACAAAAAGTACTGGGTGGCGCAGGGCTGCGTGGTCAGGTGGCTGGTAAAACTGCGCTCTGCACCGTTGGCCAATCGGGCTCTGGCCTGACATATTGTGGTTATGACATTGCTGACTTGGCGGCGCATGCGAGCTTTGAAGAGGTCGCTTATCTGCTCGTTTACGGTGAATTACCGTCGCTGACACAGTTGGAAGAGTTTAACGCACGCTTACGTCACCATAGGCGGCTTCCTTTGGCCTTGAAAGAGGTGTTAGAACGGATCCCCGCGACTGCGCATCCCATGGATGTGATGCGGACCGGTTGTTCGCTACTTGGTAACCTGGAAACGGAACAGACATTTGCTGAACAAGACCAAGTGATTGAACGTCTGATCGCGCTGCTACCTGCGATCATCTGTTACTGGTATCAATATTCCCATCACGATAAGCGCATCGAAACAGCGACCGATGATGATTCTGTCGGCGGCCACTTCCTACACATGCTCCACGGAGAGAAGCCGAGTGCGTTGCATCAATCTGTGATGCATGCGTCGTTAGTGCTGTATGCCGAACATGAATTTAATGCATCGACCTTTACTGCGCGAGTTTGTGCCTCCACTTTGTCTGATATGCACTCCTGTATTACCGCCGCCATCGGCAGTTTACGCGGGCCACTTCATGGTGGTGCAAATGAAGCAGCGATGGCATTGATCCAGCAGATGGATAGCCCTGAACACGCTGAACAACTGTTGCTGGAAAAGCTTGCTAACAAAGACAAAGTGATGGGCTTTGGGCACGCGGTATATCGCACCTCAGATCCGCGCAATGGGATCATCAAGGCGTGGTCTAAACGACTCGCTGAAGAGGCTGATTCGCCGTTGCTTTATCAAGTGTCAGAGCGTTGTGAGCAGGTGATGTGGCGGGAAAAAGAGCTATTTCCCAATGCGGATTTCTTTCATGCTTCGGCGTATCACTATCTGGGCATCCCAACCAAACTGTTTACCCCGATCTTTGTTATGTCCCGCGTTACAGGCTGGGCAGCGCATGTGAAGGAGCAGCGGGCGGACAATCGAATTATTCGTCCAAGTGCCGATTATGTGGGGCCTGAGCCGCGCGCTTACGTAGCGATTGAACAACGCGTAGCCAAATAG
- the prpB gene encoding methylisocitrate lyase: MSSAGARFRSALNSETPLQVVGAINAYCAMMAEQSGHQALYLSGAGVANASYGLPDLGMTSLDDVLTDARRITAASDLPLLVDIDTGWGGAFNIARTIKEMERAGVAAVHIEDQVQQKRCGHRPNKQIVSQQEMVDRIAAAVDARHDPQFFIMARTDAFAQQGLEAAIERAQACVEAGADGIFAEAVHTLDDYAAFANALNVPILANMTEFGQTPLFTLPQLAQSGVGMVLYPLSAFRAMNAAALKVYQTLKSDGDQCDLVPQMQTREELYQFLNYHSFEQRLDALYSEDNN; this comes from the coding sequence ATGAGTTCAGCCGGAGCACGATTTCGCAGTGCCCTAAATAGCGAAACACCGCTGCAAGTGGTCGGTGCCATCAATGCCTATTGCGCCATGATGGCTGAGCAGTCTGGTCATCAGGCGTTGTACTTGTCCGGGGCAGGGGTGGCCAATGCCTCTTATGGTTTACCCGATCTGGGAATGACCAGCCTGGATGATGTATTGACCGATGCTAGACGCATCACGGCTGCCTCAGATCTGCCCTTACTGGTGGATATTGATACCGGATGGGGTGGTGCGTTTAACATTGCCCGCACGATAAAGGAGATGGAACGTGCCGGGGTGGCCGCTGTTCATATAGAGGATCAGGTGCAACAGAAGCGCTGTGGTCATCGACCTAATAAACAGATCGTGAGTCAGCAGGAGATGGTTGATCGCATTGCTGCGGCGGTAGACGCTCGTCACGATCCACAGTTCTTTATCATGGCGCGTACCGATGCGTTTGCCCAGCAGGGGCTTGAAGCGGCGATTGAGCGTGCCCAGGCCTGTGTTGAGGCGGGTGCCGATGGCATTTTTGCGGAGGCAGTGCATACGTTGGACGACTATGCTGCATTTGCCAACGCATTGAATGTCCCTATTTTGGCGAATATGACCGAGTTTGGCCAAACACCATTGTTTACTTTGCCACAGTTAGCACAGTCTGGTGTGGGCATGGTGCTGTATCCGCTCAGCGCATTCCGGGCGATGAATGCTGCCGCATTGAAGGTGTATCAAACCCTTAAAAGCGATGGCGATCAATGTGATCTGGTGCCACAAATGCAAACACGGGAGGAACTCTATCAGTTTCTCAACTATCACAGTTTTGAGCAGCGTTTGGATGCGCTGTACAGCGAGGATAACAACTAA
- a CDS encoding GntR family transcriptional regulator → MSTIVADSQTRNNDAFFRLQEAIVKGEIAPGSKLKEAELSATYGISRGPLREALNRLEGRKLVRKIPHVGAQVVDLDLKELAEIYLIRESLEALACRLAARQMSDQALTDLGELLTQHAEYIDAQEGKRYFNQQGDLDFHYCIIQGSGNQSLINLLCDELYQLVRRYRYTGSHRHSRPQQALAEHQRIYEALLARDGELAALLMQRHIQTARRNIERTLAEDMSDVDDTELTPASTAKAPDQKETKL, encoded by the coding sequence TTGTCAACAATAGTTGCAGATTCGCAAACCCGAAATAATGATGCTTTCTTCCGCTTGCAGGAAGCGATCGTCAAGGGTGAAATTGCGCCTGGCAGTAAGCTGAAGGAGGCTGAACTATCAGCTACCTATGGCATCAGTCGTGGCCCGTTACGAGAAGCGTTAAATCGACTGGAGGGGCGTAAGCTAGTGCGAAAAATCCCCCATGTGGGCGCACAGGTGGTCGATTTAGATCTAAAAGAGCTGGCAGAAATTTACCTTATTCGTGAAAGTTTGGAAGCTTTAGCGTGTCGCTTAGCTGCTCGCCAGATGAGTGACCAGGCGCTAACAGATTTAGGTGAGCTGCTTACTCAACACGCTGAGTATATCGACGCACAAGAGGGTAAGCGCTACTTCAACCAACAAGGTGATCTCGATTTCCACTACTGCATTATCCAAGGCAGCGGTAATCAAAGCCTGATTAATTTGCTCTGTGACGAGCTCTATCAGCTAGTTCGTCGCTACCGTTACACTGGCAGTCACCGTCATTCACGGCCGCAACAAGCGTTGGCCGAGCATCAACGTATCTATGAAGCTTTGCTTGCCAGAGACGGAGAACTCGCCGCTCTCTTAATGCAGCGCCATATTCAAACCGCTCGCCGTAATATTGAACGCACCCTTGCAGAAGATATGTCAGATGTTGATGACACAGAGCTGACGCCTGCAAGCACTGCCAAAGCGCCCGATCAAAAGGAAACCAAACTATGA
- a CDS encoding SMI1/KNR4 family protein produces the protein MQETIERLREVSLSVPVPVELPDDDDLVVIEEEILLPMPRDLKTFLKEVSDVVYGSIEPVTASDPYLHTHLPEVTATAWSEGVERHLIVICADSGTYYCMTPEGEVVHWVDGELTEGSWQDIWQWAREVWLES, from the coding sequence ATGCAAGAAACCATAGAACGCCTGCGCGAAGTCAGCCTGTCCGTGCCGGTTCCCGTTGAACTGCCGGATGACGATGATCTTGTGGTGATTGAGGAAGAGATCCTGCTACCTATGCCTCGCGATCTGAAAACCTTCCTAAAGGAGGTCAGTGATGTCGTGTATGGCAGCATTGAGCCAGTCACCGCTTCTGATCCCTATCTGCACACCCACTTACCAGAGGTCACCGCGACCGCATGGTCAGAAGGGGTAGAGCGCCACCTGATAGTAATTTGTGCTGATAGTGGTACCTATTATTGTATGACGCCGGAGGGGGAAGTCGTTCATTGGGTGGACGGTGAGCTGACTGAAGGCAGCTGGCAGGATATTTGGCAGTGGGCTAGAGAGGTATGGTTAGAGTCCTGA
- a CDS encoding pyridoxal-phosphate-dependent aminotransferase family protein: protein MFVKAPTDIVSLDNILPEEPLLMMGAGPVPIPARVAAANSIVINHLGDTMSQIIEQVKSMSRYVFQTESRHILGVAGPGSAAMEMAVVNLVAPGDTVLSICNGFFSHRLSEMAERTEAKVIRFEVEDGFCADVEQVAQLIAQHKPKVLTIVQGETSNTVYNRHLPAICKLAKAHDCLVITDAVCTLSTMPLAMDEWGVDAVITGGQKGLSSIPGVSLVAFSEQAWSLIESRKDTLRHWCLDARLADQFWYKKSYHYTAPVSGILAMHEALRLICSETLQGRFERHERCSLALQGAIEALGMSLYVEPDSRLNSVVGINVPNGTTGPEILALMSAKHRVEISGSFGPNIIRIGQMGEQCRTHHLFRTVHALGSSVKELGVNVDLPAGVAELEKRLQK from the coding sequence GTGTTTGTAAAAGCGCCTACCGATATTGTGTCACTGGATAATATTTTGCCTGAAGAGCCGCTGTTGATGATGGGAGCGGGCCCTGTGCCTATTCCTGCCCGGGTAGCGGCGGCAAATTCCATTGTGATCAATCATCTGGGTGACACCATGTCGCAGATCATCGAGCAGGTTAAGTCGATGTCGCGTTATGTTTTTCAAACCGAATCCCGGCATATTTTAGGGGTGGCAGGCCCAGGCTCTGCAGCGATGGAAATGGCCGTGGTGAATCTGGTTGCTCCTGGCGATACCGTCCTGAGCATTTGCAACGGCTTTTTTAGTCACCGTTTGTCTGAAATGGCAGAGCGTACCGAAGCCAAGGTGATCCGCTTTGAGGTAGAAGATGGTTTTTGTGCTGATGTAGAACAGGTTGCACAACTGATCGCACAACATAAACCTAAGGTCTTGACCATAGTACAGGGGGAGACCTCTAATACGGTCTACAACCGTCACTTGCCGGCCATTTGTAAGTTAGCCAAAGCCCATGACTGTTTGGTGATAACGGATGCAGTATGTACCTTGAGCACCATGCCACTGGCGATGGATGAGTGGGGCGTTGATGCAGTAATTACCGGCGGCCAAAAAGGTTTGTCCTCTATTCCTGGTGTGTCTTTGGTGGCGTTTTCTGAACAAGCTTGGTCGCTGATCGAATCACGTAAAGATACGCTACGGCATTGGTGTTTAGATGCCCGGTTGGCGGATCAGTTTTGGTACAAAAAATCCTATCACTACACGGCACCTGTGTCGGGTATTTTGGCTATGCATGAAGCGTTACGCCTGATCTGCAGCGAAACTTTGCAGGGGCGTTTCGAGCGCCATGAGCGCTGTTCTTTGGCACTGCAGGGGGCGATTGAAGCGTTAGGTATGAGCCTGTATGTCGAGCCTGACAGCCGACTGAATTCCGTGGTAGGTATCAACGTACCAAACGGCACCACCGGGCCTGAGATTCTGGCATTAATGTCAGCTAAACATCGGGTGGAGATATCGGGCTCGTTTGGACCCAATATTATTCGTATTGGCCAGATGGGGGAGCAGTGCCGTACTCATCACCTGTTTAGAACGGTACATGCCCTAGGCTCTAGCGTGAAAGAGTTAGGGGTCAATGTCGATCTACCCGCAGGTGTTGCCGAGCTGGAAAAACGTTTGCAAAAATAA
- a CDS encoding nitrogen fixation protein NifW, translated as MTTDSNTDAAQATKIAAQIHSMSNMAELLTLFEIGFNTTFIERHGKEVYKRFNGHVLQQQPADWFDYRRCLKRAYCHIQRDYMRLEGRATCHGCTSCDRR; from the coding sequence ATGACAACAGACAGCAACACAGACGCCGCGCAAGCAACAAAAATTGCCGCACAGATACATAGCATGAGTAATATGGCCGAGCTACTGACTCTTTTTGAGATCGGCTTTAATACGACGTTTATAGAGCGTCACGGCAAAGAGGTTTATAAGCGCTTTAATGGCCACGTATTACAACAGCAACCGGCTGATTGGTTTGATTATCGTCGTTGCCTCAAGCGTGCTTATTGCCATATTCAACGCGACTATATGCGCTTAGAAGGGCGTGCCACCTGCCATGGGTGCACCTCGTGCGATCGTCGTTAA